CGGCGGTGACCGCGCAGTCGGCGACGGGCACCTGCCAGGGACCGACCATCTGGTCGCGCGCGATCAGGCCGCCGAGCGTGCGGTCGCCGATGGAGATGAGGAAGGTCTTGTCGGCGACGGCCGGGTGCGAGAGCACGCGGCGGACGGCTTCCTTAAGGGTCAGATCGCGGAGATCGAGCGGCTGCTGCGGACGCGGGAGGGAGGATTCCTTCCGATGCATGCGCGGCGGTTTACCGAGCAGGACCTCGAGCGGCAGGTCGATGGGCGTGTTCTTGAAATGCGGATCTTCGACGACGAGTTTCTTTTCTTCGGTCGCCTCGCCGACGATGGCGTAGGGCGCGCGCTCGCGGGCGCAGAGAGCCTTGAAGGTCTCGATGCGGTCGGCCGGGATGGCGAGGACGTAGCGCTCCTGCGACTCGTTGCACCAGAGTTCGAGCGGGGACATGCCCGGCTCGTCGTTGGGGAGCTTGCGCAGGTCGAATTTGCCGCCGCGGCCACCGTCGTTGACGAGCTCCGGCAGGGCGTTCGACACGCCGCCGGCACCGACGTCGTGGATAAAGGCGATGGGGTTGTCGGCGCCGAGCGCCCAGCAACGGTCGATGACCTCCTGGCAGCGGCGTTCCATTTCGGCGTTGTCACGCTGCACGCTGGCGAAGTCGAGGTCCTCACTGCCGTGACCGCTGGCCATGGAGCTGGCTGCGCCGCCGCCGAGGCCGATGAGCATGGCGGGGCCACCAAGCACGACGAGTTTGTCGCCCGGGTTGATCGCGCCTTTCTGGACATGGTCGCCGCGGATGTTGCCGAGGCCGCCGGCGAGCATGATGGGCTTGTGGTAGCCGCGGAGTTCAGAGCCGTTGGCGCCCGGGACCTGCTGCTCGAAGGTGCGGAAATAGCCGTTGATGGCGGGCCGGCCAAACTCGTTGTTGAACGCGGCGCCGCCGAGCGGGCCCTCGATCATGATGTCGAGCGCGGAGACGATGCGGCCGGGTTTGCCGAAGTCTTTTTCCCACGGCTGGATCGCGCCGGGAATGCGCAGGTTTGAAACGGAGAATCCAACAAGGCCGGCCTTGGGCTTGCCGCCGCGGCCGGTCGCGCCTTCGTCACGGATCTCGCCGCCGGAGCCGGTGGCGGCGCCGGGGAAGGGCGAGATCGCAGTCGGGTGGTTGTGCGTCTCGACCTTGCAGAGGATGTGGATGTCCTCCTGTGACGAAACGTAGTCGTTGGTGCGCGGATCGGCGTAGAAGCGTCCGCCTTTTGAGCCCACCAGCACGGCGGCGTTGTCCTTGTAGGCGGACAGGATGCCGTCGCGGTGCAGCTGGTAGGTGTTCTTGATCATCTGGAACAGCGACTTGTCCTTGGCGGAGCCGTCGATATCCCAGGTGGCGTTGAAGATCTTGTGGCGGCAGTGCTCGGAGTTGGCCTGCGCGAACATCATCAGCTCGATGTCGTGTGGATCGCGGCCGAGTTTGGTGAAGGCGGCGACCAGGTAGTCGATCTCGTCCTCGGCGAGCGCGAGGCCGAGGTCCTTGTTGGCCGCGACCAGCGCGGCGCGTCCGCCGGCGAGTACGGGCACGCTGGTCATCGGCTGCGGTTCCTTGTGCCGGAAGAGCGCGGCACAGGCCGGCAGGTCGCCGAAGACCACCTGCGTCATGCGGTCGTAGATTTTCGACTGGAGCTTCTTCAGCTCCGCGGCGGACAGCGGGGAAAACGGAAAGCGCGACCCCGGCGGATCAATGTCGAAGGTGTAGGCGACGACGCGCTCGATGCGCCGGACGGCGGTGAGGCCGCAAAGGTGGGCGATGTCGGTGGCTTTGGAGGACCACGGCGAGATGGTGCCGGGCCGTGGGGCCACGATCTGCTCCATGCCCTCCAGTTTCACGGTCGCGCGGGTGGGGCCGTAGGTCAGGAGTTTTTCCAGCACCGCTTGCTGCGCGGCGCTTAGTTCGCCGTCCACCTCGGCCACATGCACAAAGTCGGCATTGACGGCCTTCACGGAGAGGCCCGCGGCGACGAGGTCCGCCAAGAGTTTTTGGAGCCGGAAGGAGGAGAGGGCAGGTGAGCCGCGAAGGATCAGCATGGTCTTAAAGCGCGATGTTCACAAACGGCCCCGGCGCGTCAAGCGGGGTAACGGGCATACCCGCACAGCCGCGGGTTTTTGCAGGGTTCTCGGCAGTTTCCGAGTCACTTCCGCGGGCAAACCGAGAAAGCCGTTGACGAGTGCCGGGCTCTGGGCTGATAGAAGGTCTTTAATGCCGTGACGCGCAGAACCGACCACTCCAGTTCCCTCTCAATACCGGCCGGGTGCAGTGTAACCAGCGACAGGAGGGAGCGGGCATGAGCGAGTTCATCTCCCACGAATGCGGCGTGGCGCTGGTGCGGCTGAAAAAGCCGCTGGCCTACTACCAGGAGAAATACGGCACCCCGCTCTGGGGCTTCAACCAGCTCTTCCTGCTCATGGAGAAGCAGCACAACCGCGGCCAGGACGGCGCCGGCGTGGCCTGCGTGAAGTTCGACGTCCCGGCCGGCGAGCCCTACATGTTCCGCGAGCGCAACGTCGAGACCAACCCCCTCGACAAGATTTTCCAGTCGCTGCTCGCCCGCTACAACCAGCTCGTCGCCGAGGGCGCCGTGCTGCCGGAGTTTCCCGAAACCGCGCGCAAGAAGTTCGATTTCTGCGGCGAGCTCTACCTCGGCCACCTGCGTTACGGCACTTCGGGCGGCTACAACCTGAGTTCCTGTCATCCGTTTTTCCGCCGCAGCTCCTGGCCGACCCGCAACGTGATGCTCGCGGGCAACTTCAACCTGACCAACACGCACGAGCTGAACGACAGCCTCATCGCGATCGGCCAGCACCCGATCTTCGCCACCGACACGCAGGCCATCCTCGAGCGCATCGGGTTCTGCCTCGACGACGAGCACGAGCGCCTGTTCCGCGAGCTCCGCACGCAGGGATTGCCCGGCGACGAGATTTCCCGCCGCATCAACGCCGAGCTCGACCCGGCCCGCGTGCTGCGCGAGGCCTCGGCGAACTGGGACGGTGGTTACGCGCTGGTTGGCGCGCTGGGCAACGGCGACGGTTTCGTTTTCCGCGACCCGTCCGGCATCCGGCCCTGCCACTGGTTTGAGAACGACGAGGTCGTGGCCTTCGCCTCCGAGCGTGCGCCGCTTTGCACGGTGTTCGATCTCGAGGCGGCGGACGTGCGCGAGGTCGAGCCCGGCTGCGCCGTGATCATGAAGAAGGCCGGCAGCGTTACCGTGGAGCGCATCAAGGCGGCCCTGCCCAAGACGCAGTGCACCTTCGAGCGCATCTATTTTTCGCGCGGCAACGACGCCGACATCTACCGCGAGCGCAAGGCCCTCGGCGCCGGCCTCGCCGACAAGATCTGGAAGTCCATCGGCGGCGACCTGGAGAATTCCGTCTTCAGCTTCATCCCCAACACCGCCGAGGTGGCCTACTTTGGCCTGATGAGCGAGCTGCGCTTCCGCCGCCGGGCCGAGGTGAAGCAGACCCTGCTCGACGCGGCGAAGGCCGGCCGGATCACCGAGGCGCTGATCGACGACCTGATTCTCTACAATTGGCCGCGCGGCGAGAAGATCGTCAGCAAGGACGTGAAGCTGCGCACCTTCATCAGCCAGGAGAAGTCGCGCAACAATCTGGCTTCGCTCGTTTACGACGTCACCTACGGCATCGTCCAGCCGAAGGACCACCTTGTGTGCGTGGACGACTCGATCGTGCGCGGCACAACGCTGCGCCGGTCCATCCTGCGCATCCTGAAGCGGCTCAATCCGAAGAAGATCATCATCGCCTCCACCGCGCCGCAGATCCGCTACCCCGACTGCTACGGCATCGACATGTCCGAGATCGGCAAGTTCATCGCCTTCGAGGCCGCCGTGTCACTGCTCAAGGAGCGCGGGCAGGGTGCGCTCATCGAGGAGGTTTACCGCCTCTGTCGCGAGGAGCTGAAGAATCCCGGCAAGTCGCCGGTGAACCAGGTGAAGAAAATCTACGAGCCCTTTGCCGACGAGGAGCTTTCCCGCCGGATCACCGAGCTGGTGTCGCCCAAGCCGAACGGCTGGAAGGGCGAGATCGAGATCATCTTCCAGTCCGTCGAGGCGCTGCACCGCGCGCTGCCGAACCACAGCGGCGACTGGTATTTCACCGGCAACTACCCGACCCCCGGCGGCTACCGCGTCGTGAACCAGGCTTTCGTGAACTACTTTGAAAAGGCCGAGGGCCGCTCCTACTGATGTCCCTTTCCTACGAATCCTCCGGCGTCCGTTACGACCAGCTCGACGCGTTCAAACGCGCCTGCCAGCAGGCCGCCCGCGGCACCAGCAACGAACTCGCCGCGCACGGTTACGCCGAACCCGCCACGACCCGCGGCGAGAGCGCCTACCTCATCGAAGCCGGCGACCATTTCCTGGCGCACGTTGAGGAGGGTCTCGGCACCAAGAACCTCGTGGCCGACGTGGTCTATGCGCAGACCGGGAAGAATTTCTACCGCGAGATCGCCATCGACACGGTTGCGACGATCGTGAACGACCTGATCACCTGCGGCGCGCGCCCGATCTCGGTCGCCATGCACGCGGCGGTGGGCGCTTCCGAGTGGTTCACGGACGCCAAGCGCATGCAGGCGCTCGTGGACGGCTGGGCCGAAGGGTGCCACCGCGCCGGCGCGGTGTGGGGCGGGGGCGAGACGCCCACGCTCAAGGGCATCGTCCATCCCGACGCCATCGTGCTCGCCGGCTCGGCCATCGGCAGAATCGCGCCGAAGTCGCAGCGCATCACCGGCGAGGTGAAGGACGGCGATGCGATCATCTTCCTCGCTTCGACCGGCGTGCAGACCAACGGCCTCAGCCTTTGCCGCCTCATCGCGGAGAAACTCCCCGCCGGTTACCAAACACCGATTGGGCACGGTGACGCCCGCACCTACGGCGAAGCGTTGCTCGCGGCGTCGGCCATCTACGTGGACTTCGTGGTGAAGTGCCAGCAGGCCGGCGTGAAGCTCAACTACGTCTCGCACGTCACCGGTCACGGCTGGCGCAAGCTGATGCGGCTGGAGGAGCCGTTCGTTTACGAGATCACCGAGCCGCGGCCGATCCCGGCGCTGTTCAAATTCCTCATGGAGGCCGGCCCGATCGACCTGCGCGAGGCTTACGCGACCTTCAACATGGGCGTGGGTTTCGCGGCTTATGTTTCCCCCGCGGCCGTCGAGGCCACGCTCGCCGCGGCCAAGGCCGCCGGGCACGATGCTTGGGTCGCCGGAAAGGTTCGCAAGGACGGCAGCCGCAAGGCGGTCGTCATCCCGTCGCTTGGCCTCGACTACTCGGGCGAGACGTTGCAGGTGCGCTGATAATCGTCTGGTCCAAAGCATCTTCGGGAATATTCCCCCATCGTTAGAACTTGGAGCCCCGGCTGATCGGCCAGTGTGAACTGTGGCGCAAAGCATCTGTTTGGGATTGGCTGCCAGACTCCTGCGTCCAAACTGGCCGCATGTCTCGCTGGATTCGCCTCCTCGCTGCGCTGCTGTTGATTGCCGTCGGTGGTTCGTTGCGCGCACAAATTATCCTGGTCAATGGCACCACCTACACCGGCCAGTCGCTCAACGACAGCATCCAGCTCAACGCGAGCACCACGGCGACCTTCACCGGCGGCACGACCTTCACCGGCCCCAACGCGACCTTTGGCAACAGTGCGGGGCTTTATTGGCAACAGGGCGGCTCATTGACCGGCAAGACCTTCTCTCTCGGCAGCAGTGCCTACGTTTATGTGCAGGGTACGGGCAACAGCCTGACGCTCAATTCCACGACGCTGACCACGGGCAACGGTGCTTATTTCTACCTGACCGGGGCGAATACAGCCCTGACGCTGGACGCCAGCACGACCATGACCGGCGGCATCTCGCTCTACAGCGATGGCAACACCGGCACGGCCATCACAAACCAGGGCACGCTGACACACAACGTTGGCAGTGGTTCGATCTATGCGGCGAACTTCACTAACTCCGGCACGATCTCGGCGACGGGCGGCACCTACCTTTATCTGGGTTACCCGAGTGCCAGCTACAATTCCACGAACACCGGAACGGTGACTTCAAACGGTTCCGGCACTTATGTCTATCTGCGCGGCAACTTCGACAACAACGGGACGTTGACCGCGCAGAACAGCGGCAACCTGCTGTTCGACGGCAACAACACGACGGCCAACCTCGGCAACGTCGTCCTCGCCAGCGGAGGGCACGCCCTGCTCAACGGCACGATCGACAACACTTCGGCTACCCTGACGGCCCCGACGGGCGGCGCCTACGAGCTTTACGGCGGCACGATCACCGGTGGCACCATCGCCAGCGGAGCGCTCAGCTTCACCGGTTCGGGCGGTTATCTTAGCGGTGCCACGCTCAACGGCGACTTGACCGTGGGCAACAGCGCCTATGTGCGGTTGACCAACAACGCGAGTTTCACGGGCACGAACGTGAGTCTGGGCAACAGCGCGGGTCTCTACTGGCAGCAGAGTGGCACCTTGACGAATCACACGTTTTCCCTCGGCAACAGCGGTTACGTTTATGTGCAGGGTACGGGCAACAGCCTGACGCTCAACTCCTCGACGCTGACCACGGGCAACGGATCTTACTTTTATCTGAGCGGGGCGAACACCAGCCTGACGCTGGGAACTGGCACGACGATGACGGGCGGCATTTCGCTCTACAGTGATGGCAGTGCCGGCACGGCCATCACGAATCAGGGCACGCTGACGCACAACCTTGGCAGCGGTTCGATCTACGCGGCCAATTTCACCAACGCCGGCACGATTACGGCGACCGGTGGAGCCTACCTTTACCTCGGATACCCGAGTGCCGGATACAACACGACGAACACCGGATCGGTGATCGCGGATGGCTCCGGCACTTACGTCTATCTGCGCGGCAACTTCGACAACAACGGGACGCTGACGGCGCAGAACAGCGGCAACCTGCTGTTCGACGGCAGCAACACGTCGGCCAACCTGGGCAACGTCACCCTCACGGGCGGCGGCCGAGCCTTGCTCAATGGCACGATCGACAACACCTCGGCCACGCTGACGGCACCGACAGGCGGCGCTTACGAGCTTTACGGCGGCACGATCTCGGGCGGCACGATTGCCAGCGGCGCGCTCTCGTTCACCAGTTCGGGTGGTTACCTCAGCGGCACCACGCTCAACGGCAATTTGACCGTGGGCAACAGCGCCTATGTGCGCTTCACCAACAACGCGAGTTTCACGGGCACGATTGTCAATTTGGGCAACAGCGCGGGTCTCTACTGGCAGCAGAGTGGCACGTTGGCGAACCACACGTTTTCCCTCGGCAATAGCGGTTACGTTTATGTGCAGGGGACGGGCAACAGCCTGACGCTAAACTCCTCGACCCTGACCACGGGCAACGGTGCCTATTTCTATCTGAGCGGGGCGAATACCGCCCTCACGTTGGACATCACTACGGCGATGACGGGCGGCATCTCGCTCTACAGTGATGGCAGTGCCGGCACGGCCATCACGAACCAGGGCACGCTGACGCACAACCTAGGCAGCGGCTCGATCTACGCGGCGAACTTCACGAACGCCGGCACGATTACGGCGACGGGTGCCAGTTACCTTTACCTGGGTTACCCGAGTGCCGGATACAATACGACGAACACGGGATCGGTGATCGCGGATGGCTCCGGCACTTACGTCTACCTGCGCGGCAACTTCGACAACAACGGGACGCTGACGGCGCAGAACAGCGGCAACCTGCTGTTCGACGGCAGCAACACGTCGGCCAACCTGGGCAACGTCACCCTCACGGGCGGCGGCCGAGCCTTGCTCAATGGCACGATCGACAACACCTCGGCCACGCTGACGGCACCGACAGGCGGCGCCTACGAGCTCTACGGCGGCACGATCACCGGTGGCACCATCGCCAGCGGGGCGCTTGGCTTCACCAGCTCGGGCGGTTACCTCAGCGGGGCAAGTGTCACCGGGGATCTCAATCTGTCCACCGTGAGCAGCTACGTGCGTTTCACCAACGCTGCGAACTTCACGGGCGCCAATGCCACGTTTGCCAACAGCGCGGGCCTCTACTGGCAGCAGGTGGGCACGCTGACGGGCAAAAGCATCACGCTGGGCAACGGCGCCTACCTCTACGTGAGCGGGGCCAACAATGCGCTGACCTTGGACAGTGCGACGACGGTGACGGGGGATGTGAGCATCTATTCGGATGGCAGCGCGAACACGGCGATCACCAATCAGGGCACCCTGACGCACAATGTCGGGTCCGGCCAGATCTACGCCAGCAACTTCACCAACGCGGGCACGATCACCGCGTCAGCGGGCACCTATCTTTATCTGGGTTATCCGAGTGCCGGCTACAACTCGACGAACACGGGCGCGGTGACCGCGGACGGTTCGGGTACCTTTGTTTATCTGCGGGGCAACTTTGACAACAACGGCACGCTGACCGCTCAGAACAGCGGCAACCTGCTGTGGGATGGTGACAACACGACGGCCAACCTTGGCAACGTGACGATCAGCGGCGGCGGCCGGGCGTTGCTCAACGGCACCATAAACAACACCTCGGCTACGCTGACGGCCCCGACGGGCGGCGCCTACGAACTTTACGGCGGCACGATTACGGGTGGCACCATCGCCAGCGGGGCGCTTGGCTTCACCAGCTCGGGCGGTTACCTCAGCGGGGCAAGTGTCACGGGGGATCTCAATCTGTCCACCGTGAGCAGCTACGTGCGTTTCACCAACGCTGCGAACTTCACGGGCGCCAATGCCACGTTTGCCAACAGCGCGGGCCTCTACTGGCAGCAGGTGGGCACGCTGACGGGCAAAAGCATCACGCTGGGCAACGGCGCCTACCTCTACGTGAGCGGGGCCAACAATGCGCTGACCTTGGACAGTGCGACGACGGTGACGGGGGATGTGAGCATCTATTCGGATGGCAGCGCGAACACGGCGATCACCAACCAGGGCACCCTGACGCACAATGTCGGGTCCGGCCAGATCTACGCCAGCAACTTCACCAACGCGGGCACGATCACCGCGTCAGCGGGCACCTATCTATATCTGGGTTATCCGAGTGCCGGCTACAACTCAACGAACACGGGCGCGGTGACCGCGGACGGTTCGGGCACCTTTGTTTATCTGCGGGGCAACTTTGACAACAACGGCACGCTGACCGCGCAGAACAGCGGCAACCTGCTGTGGGATGGTGACAACACGACGGCCAACCTTGGCAACGTGACGATCAGCGGCGGCGGCCGGGCCCTGCTTAACGGCACGATCGACAACACCGCTGCCACGCTGAACACGCCAACGGGCGGCGCATATGAGCTCTATGGTGGCACGATCAACGGAGGCACCATTGCCAGCGGCGCATTGAGCTTCACCTCGTCTGGCGGCTACCTGAGTGGTGCGACACTGACCGGCGATCTCACCCTGGCTGCCGCCAGCAGCTACGTGCGGCTGCAGAACAATGCCACCTTCACCGGTACCCTGCTCAGCATGGCGGCCAATACGGGCATTTACTGGCAGCAAAGCGGGACTTTAAGCGGCAAGACGATCACCCAGGGCACCGGGAGCTATTTCTATGTGCAGGGAACCAACAATTCCCTGACCCTGGATTCCGCCACAACCGTGTCGGGTTCCATTTCCCTCTACAGTGACAGCAGCGCCGGCACGGCGATCATCAACCAAGGCACCTTGACCCACAGCATCAATACGACCGGATATCTTTACGCCCAGACCCTGACCAACCAAGGCTCCATTGCGATCAACACCGGCACGCTCTACCTGGGTTATTATGGTGACGATGCCACGATCAATTCAGCCGGCGGCACCATCACCCAGAATGGCGGCAACCTCTATATCTATTCGCCGATGACCAATGCCGGCCAGCTGAAGCTGATGGCCGGCACGCTTTACACGAATGATCTGCTGACCAACACCGCCACGGGCTTCTTTGGTGGCGCCGGCACGGTCAGCGGGGCGGTGACCATGGCGGGTGGCACGATCGCGCCGGGCAATTCGATCGGCACGATGACTTTCACCGCCGGCAGCGATCTCCTCGTCACGGGCGCTTCGGTCTTTGAGGTGGAGTTGGACGCCACCACTGCGGACAAACTGGTCTTCCAGAACCCGGGCACGATCAGCCTCGGCTCCGGACTTCTGCAACTTAGCCTGAATCTTCTCAGTGCGCCGACTCCGGACGGCATCTACACCCTCATCGACATCACCTCCGGCGGAAGCGGCATCTCGGGGTATCTGGCCGGCCTGCCCAATTCCGGCGACGCCTTCACCGCCTATTTCGCCGGCAATCCCTACGACTTTCACGTCACTTACCTGACCAACCAGCTCCGCATCCAGGCGGTGCCCGAGCCGGGCACCTATGCCCTGATGGGGGCAGGCCTTGCGGCGGTGGCGCTGTTGCGCCGTCGCCGCCAGGTGAGCTGAAAGCCGGTGCGGCGCTCAGCGCCGCTGCCAGCGTCCGCGGGAAAGGTTGCCGAATTTGCGCGATGGATGCGCGGGCTGCTGGCCGTGGCCGCCACCGTGTCCTTGCGGTTGGGCCTGCTGCGGCGCCTGGGTCTGGCTGGAAGGCTGGAAGTGGCGCTGCTCGCGTTGCGGCTGGCCCCGACCGCCTCCGTGTCCGCCTTGACCACCGCGCCCGCCACCGTGACCGTGCTGCGGCCGCTGGCCGTGGGCAGGGGCCGCGCCTTGGAAGCCCATGGCGGGCTTGGGCTGGGCGTGGTAGTTGAAGCCCTCAAGCTTCAGCTGCGGGACCTTCTGGCCGATGAAGCGCTCGATATCGCGGATCTCACCGGCCTGGTCGGGTGTGGTGATGGTGAAGGCGTCGCCCACGGCGGCGGCCCGGCCGGTGCGGCCGATGCGGTGGACGTAGTCCTCGGGGTTGGCCGGGATGTCGTAGTTGATGACGTGTGATACGCCGGCCACGTCGATGCCGCGGGCGGCGATGTCGGTCGCGACCATCACCTCGTATTTGCCGGACTTGAAGCCGGCGAGCGCCTCGACGCGCTGGTTCTGGGAGCGGTTGGCATGGAGCACCGCGACGGAATGGTTCGCGGCCTTCAGCTTGCGGGCGATCTTGTCGGCACCGTGCTTGGTGCGGGAAAACACGATGCAGCTGTGGAAGTCGGTCTTCTCGAGCAGCGCGACGAGCAGGTCGAACTTGAGCCCCTGCGGCACGGGATAGAAAGCGTGGGTGACCGACTGGTTGACCGTGCGGGAAACGCCGATCTCGACGCGGGCGGGGTTGCGCAGCGCGAAGCGGGCGACCTCCTCGATCTCGGGCGGGACGGTCGCGGAGAAGAACAGAGTCTGGCGCTCCTTCGGGCACATGCCGATGATCTTCTTCACGTCCTTCACGAAGCCCATGTCGAGCATGCGGTCCACCTCGTCGAGGATGAGGATCTTGACGCCGTCGAGGCGGAGCGTGCGCTCGTTGATGAAATCCATCAGGCGGCCGGGCGTCGCGATGACGATATCGGTGCCGGCCTGGAGCTCGCTCCGCTGGCGGCCGTAGCCGACGCCGCCGTGCACGACGGTGGCGCGGAGGTCGGTGAAGCGGCCGAAGTCGCGGAAGGCGGTCTCGACCTGCGCGGCCAGTTCACGCGTGGGCTCGAGGATCAGCACGCGCGGCCCGCGGGGCTCGTGTTTGCCGAGGCGGGCGAGGGTGGGGAGGGCGAAGGCCGCGGTCTTGCCGGTGCCGGTCTGGGCCGAGCCGATGAGGTCGCCGCCGCCGAGCACGACGGGGATGGCGCGGAGCTGGATGGGCGTCGGGTCGGTGTAACCCATGGCCTTGACTCCGTTGACGAGGGCGGGCGGCAGCCCGAGCTTGGAAAATGGCATAGCGGGTCATTAGCCGGGTTTTGGTCCCGCATAGCGAGGCAAATCACCCGGAGCCGGCCATCAGCCCTCGGCCACCAGCCGATAGCCAATCCCCGGGTCTGTCTTCAGATGCCGGGGCGAGGCCGGCTCGGCTTCCAGCTTCTGCCGCAGGTGAGTCATGTGCACTCGGAGATAATCGGTGCGCTCCTCGGCGGCCGGACCCCAGAGCTCGCGGAGGATCTGCCGGTGGGTGACGACTTTGCCGCGGTGCTGCACCAACAGCCTGAGCATGGCGTATTCCTTGGCTGTCAGGTGAACCTCCTGGCCGGCCCGGCGCACCTGACGGGCCGCGAGGTCCACTTCGAGGTCCCCGATGCGCACGACTGCCGGTTCGTTTGCTGCCGGCATCCGGCGGAGAATCGCGCGCACGCGGGCCAGCAGTTCGCGGCCGCCAAAAGGCTTGGTCAGGTAGTCGTCGGCGCCGGCGTCGAGCGCGGCGATCTTGTCGTCTTCGGTTTCCCGCACCGACAGCACCAGCACGGGAACGTGCGACCACTCGCGCAGGCGACGGATGATCTCGGTGCCGTCGAGATCGGGCAGGCCGAGGTCAAGGATGATCCCGTCGGGGGCCGCGTGCGCGATCTCCTGCAGGCCGAGCGTGCCGTTCTCGGCCTCGCGCACCTGATAGCCGCCGCCCTCGAGCGTCACGCGCAGCAGCCGTCGGATCTGCCTTTCATCGTCGATCACGAGCAGGGTTGGGGCGGGGATGGGCGGCTGGCTGCTCATTCGGGAGGCGGATTCTGCGGGGCCGTATGCGGCAGGTAAATGGTGAACACGGCGCCACCGCCGGGGTTTTCGCCGACCATGACCTCGCCGCCCTGTGCGGTCACGAAGCCGCGCACCAGGGAAAGGCCGAGGCCCAGCCCGCCGGCCCGGGCCGCGTCGCCGCGCTCGAATTTCTTGAAGAGCCGCTCGCGCATCGCCAGCGGGAAACCCGGACCGCGGTCGGCCACCGTGAAAAACACGCGCCGGCCGTCGCGCTCCAGCCCGGCGGTCAGG
This DNA window, taken from Oleiharenicola lentus, encodes the following:
- the purL gene encoding phosphoribosylformylglycinamidine synthase, coding for MLILRGSPALSSFRLQKLLADLVAAGLSVKAVNADFVHVAEVDGELSAAQQAVLEKLLTYGPTRATVKLEGMEQIVAPRPGTISPWSSKATDIAHLCGLTAVRRIERVVAYTFDIDPPGSRFPFSPLSAAELKKLQSKIYDRMTQVVFGDLPACAALFRHKEPQPMTSVPVLAGGRAALVAANKDLGLALAEDEIDYLVAAFTKLGRDPHDIELMMFAQANSEHCRHKIFNATWDIDGSAKDKSLFQMIKNTYQLHRDGILSAYKDNAAVLVGSKGGRFYADPRTNDYVSSQEDIHILCKVETHNHPTAISPFPGAATGSGGEIRDEGATGRGGKPKAGLVGFSVSNLRIPGAIQPWEKDFGKPGRIVSALDIMIEGPLGGAAFNNEFGRPAINGYFRTFEQQVPGANGSELRGYHKPIMLAGGLGNIRGDHVQKGAINPGDKLVVLGGPAMLIGLGGGAASSMASGHGSEDLDFASVQRDNAEMERRCQEVIDRCWALGADNPIAFIHDVGAGGVSNALPELVNDGGRGGKFDLRKLPNDEPGMSPLELWCNESQERYVLAIPADRIETFKALCARERAPYAIVGEATEEKKLVVEDPHFKNTPIDLPLEVLLGKPPRMHRKESSLPRPQQPLDLRDLTLKEAVRRVLSHPAVADKTFLISIGDRTLGGLIARDQMVGPWQVPVADCAVTAATFDVYTGEAMAMGERTPVAVNNAAASARLAVGEALTNLAAAQIGDLGKVNLSANWMAAPAVPGDAADLYAAVQAVGMELCPALGITIPVGKDSMSMSTVWKDGEQQKRITAPISLIVSAFSPVTDIRLTLTPQLQQLDETVLLLIDLGRGKNRLGGSILAQVVSQMGEATPDVDSATDLKNFWNVIQQLGREQKLLAYHDRSDGGLLATAVEMAFAGHTGVSLEIPHLHEPFAALFNEELGAVVQVRESDLDDVLLAFRSHGLKACVSRLGTLNPDHSFRVTQNGEVLVEENLFALRAIWSDVTRRIATLRDNPAHAEQEHQVRLDPKNPGIRPVVTFDIKAAATQVSGLRSQVSPPKVAILREQGVNGEVEMAAAFTRAGFRAVDVHMTDILAGRVSLKDFRGLAACGGFSYGDVLGAGEGWAKSALFNDRARSEFAAFFAREDAFALGVCNGCQMVSNLKTIIPGAEHWPRFVQNKSERYEGRFVSLKIEKSPSVLFRGMEGSVIPIAVAHGEGYAEFPDTAAAAAFSASGLVAARFVDNHHQPTEVYPLNPNSSPFGMTALTTPSGRVTIMMPHPERVFRSACMSWSPKDWSEDSPWMQLFYNARSWVG
- a CDS encoding amidophosphoribosyltransferase, with the protein product MSEFISHECGVALVRLKKPLAYYQEKYGTPLWGFNQLFLLMEKQHNRGQDGAGVACVKFDVPAGEPYMFRERNVETNPLDKIFQSLLARYNQLVAEGAVLPEFPETARKKFDFCGELYLGHLRYGTSGGYNLSSCHPFFRRSSWPTRNVMLAGNFNLTNTHELNDSLIAIGQHPIFATDTQAILERIGFCLDDEHERLFRELRTQGLPGDEISRRINAELDPARVLREASANWDGGYALVGALGNGDGFVFRDPSGIRPCHWFENDEVVAFASERAPLCTVFDLEAADVREVEPGCAVIMKKAGSVTVERIKAALPKTQCTFERIYFSRGNDADIYRERKALGAGLADKIWKSIGGDLENSVFSFIPNTAEVAYFGLMSELRFRRRAEVKQTLLDAAKAGRITEALIDDLILYNWPRGEKIVSKDVKLRTFISQEKSRNNLASLVYDVTYGIVQPKDHLVCVDDSIVRGTTLRRSILRILKRLNPKKIIIASTAPQIRYPDCYGIDMSEIGKFIAFEAAVSLLKERGQGALIEEVYRLCREELKNPGKSPVNQVKKIYEPFADEELSRRITELVSPKPNGWKGEIEIIFQSVEALHRALPNHSGDWYFTGNYPTPGGYRVVNQAFVNYFEKAEGRSY
- a CDS encoding AIR synthase related protein, whose protein sequence is MSLSYESSGVRYDQLDAFKRACQQAARGTSNELAAHGYAEPATTRGESAYLIEAGDHFLAHVEEGLGTKNLVADVVYAQTGKNFYREIAIDTVATIVNDLITCGARPISVAMHAAVGASEWFTDAKRMQALVDGWAEGCHRAGAVWGGGETPTLKGIVHPDAIVLAGSAIGRIAPKSQRITGEVKDGDAIIFLASTGVQTNGLSLCRLIAEKLPAGYQTPIGHGDARTYGEALLAASAIYVDFVVKCQQAGVKLNYVSHVTGHGWRKLMRLEEPFVYEITEPRPIPALFKFLMEAGPIDLREAYATFNMGVGFAAYVSPAAVEATLAAAKAAGHDAWVAGKVRKDGSRKAVVIPSLGLDYSGETLQVR